In Aedes albopictus strain Foshan chromosome 3, AalbF5, whole genome shotgun sequence, the genomic window gtcccgtccgcccttaaagctAAAGCTTCTCACAGTTGCAAAACGCCGCTGATATATTTTAACTGATACATGAATGCTTGAGCAAAAAACCAGTGATATGTGGTACTAGTAGTAGTGTAAGTGTTTAGGAACCCTTTCAGTATAAGCGCTTGAGCAGTGATTCCAATGAATGCAGCTTCTCGATACCCGACATATATGAAGGTACAAATTAGAAAACAGCCCAACTTGCTTCCGCAGTGTTGTCAATCATATTTACCGTGTAGGAAACCCCGCGTGCGCAGTGTGGCCACAAGTGTATGACCGAATGTAGTTTGACCCAATTaccaaaaaaagaaaaatgcaCCAATTATCATCATTCATGTAACCGATCCGGAAACGTAATGGACTAGAATATAAATTTACTGAAATTAAAGTAAGCACGTAAATTTTATATAACCCGACGCCAAATCAAGCTTGCCTGCAAAACATTgacttacaaataaaaaaaatacataggtCAACATCACAAAACCATTGTACATAAAGGGAAAAAAACCTAATAATGATCAATGTGTAATCAAGAATGCAGCACTTACAAAATCAAgtattcaaaacaaaaacaaaacgtctAAACCATATATAAAGAAAGATAATGTGGCACATACAGAAACACACAAACCGGCACGCCAAGCTGAATCGTAGGCAGCAGAAGGTAAATTATTTTTTAACTGAAGCTCCGAAGCTGCCCCCCATTTGGAATCATCAGGTAGATCTGAGGAAGAAGGAAACATTTACACATGTGTCTTATTTCGAGCTTACTACCTTTCAGTTATATTAGAACTCCTGCATGAGTTGGCCTTTTGTTTCGTTCTGTTTATTGTTAATTTAATGTTAAACTTatgttttttttaacgttttgGTTTTATCGGAATGGTTTGAGTACATAAATCTATGTAAGGATAGCTTAGGTAAATTGATATTCAATTGAATTTTGTTGAACAATATACAAATCGGTTAGATTGAAAAAGGCGGTGTGTACTTTAGTTTAGTGTAGTGTAAACCCCAAACAAAAGTATATTTAAACAAAACAAGGAAGATTATATCCCGAATTATATAGCCGTACGAATAAATATATGCTACTGATATTAATATGAAATAAAACTGTGAAATATGCATCCATATAATCAAAAATATCGCAATAGTTGTAAATGTAcaacttgatatattttatatCACATAccttcatacgcgccaacttgtgcaTATGCATAGTACACATCATACACATCATGCACAGTACACATCATGGGCACGGCATCACAATCACAAGGTAGGCTAGCTACCGATGTAAACAacaattttggatgtaaacatgtgacgtcgttcttatcgtccttCTGAATATTATACACAATATCCTTAATTATGCCTTGCTATGGTTTTCGTTAAACCTCAATAAAAATCTACATCTCAACATTGTACATCATATTGTAAAAAACTCAGAGCAGCGCGAATCACGGACGAGTGCGTGTCCGCTTCGTTCACTCAGGAGTAAAGAAGTTGGAATATTCTCGggtccctgttgttcacgagtagaatTGTTTTGCGTTTGTATATGCTCACGCTCAGCTAACAATCTTCACCATTTTCCATCCCTGTTTGTGATACACAACAAATGTGGAAAATCCATTTATTGTTCCAACCGCCCTCGAAACCTTTACCTGGTTTCCTGATGAATATTATTTTCGCTATTATTTTTTTCCAACATTCACactatgtgtccagcccactgcagtctgccgtattttatacatttgatttcacaatattcgcatctttgtacacttggtatAACTCGTGATTCAAGCgtttgcgccacactccattatcttgtttcccaccgagatctacctcctttaacgtctacTCCTCgtaaccgtagagggcaaccgaaagaatcagcgtcttacatGGAACGAATTTcttttgcgtttgcaagttacgggacctaaactGGTTACGAAATTCGCAGCGGCAATACGCCTTTTTACTTCACGgcaaacgtcattgtcacatgtcacaataGTTCCAagttaaacaaattcttcaacaactttaaACACATCCACATTAATCACTGCCTCAACACTAACACCCTATAACACCTCTagacctgcctctgtctctaccctgTACTTCGTTTTGGTAAAGTTAagcgtcaagcctatcctcgctgtctctctcttcaaagGAAATATGCTTCCTCCACTTCCCTacaatcgatgccgatgagatcaatatcgtccgcaaagccaagTAGCATGTGCAGCCGTGTGATGATAgttccattcctctgcacgccagacTTCCTGATCCCTTCtttgagtgcaatgttgaacagcaaattgGAAAGAACATCacactgcttcaatccatccaaggtcacaaacgaggtagacacttcggctacgatccgaatacttgattttgatccatccagcgccAGCGTTGCGCGGATCATCCTTAGTTTCGTCGAAAactcatgttctgacattatctaccaaagctcatttcttttcaccaaactgtacgctgctttaaaatcaatgaacagatggtaagTCTGCAAGTCATAATCCCGAAATTTATCTGGCATCATCCGCAGGCTAAACATTTCATCCGTCGTTGATAGGCCCTCATGAAAACCAGCCTgctattcgccgacgaaggactcctcaagaggtctcagtctaTTGAACAAGACACGCGACAGTATGTTATATGTCGAATTTGTGCTCTTTCTTGTAATTTGGGAATAtaaggccatccaaccagctgtaaggcaattcttcatcctcccaaatctttacaataaactggtggattgattgatgtagctgctcgcttccgtgcttaagaatttCGACCggaatctcgtccttcccagcagccttgctgtttttcaactCTTTAAAGGACCTTTTTAagccttatgtggccgacagggtacccgggtacccagcgcccatttaaaaagcacggtgtagaaaaaatcaaaaagttggtcgaacacataacggttaatctcatccagtgttggtggttccactgcttgacccaatgttctaaatttcaccaggttaggcccatcgggcaaagtggtgtttgtgatatgataattttgaagtagtagtcgtgtcatgtcaacttcggcaagccgaaatcgcacgaagttgccgaaggtgacgtcacgttccagaagctgcgaacaaattttctgacgaacgtgacgtcgcgaacagctgatcggtttgtttacatatttatatcgacaaatacaggcaaacatatacgttcacccggacctgtgaataattgacatcgtgCTTGACCGTCACTGTATTTGTCTGATCCTATTTTATCTCCTCCTGTTCATTCTTAGAAATCACAAAAATGTTTAGAAATCTTTTACCATCATCATTTTGAGATGAATCAATAAttttaccacagagaaacagacggcaCACTTTGATCGCTTCCCATTGATCATTttgttaacggttgattcaaatattcagtagttctagattgagtttaaatatggGCGAGAGTAACATGagtgagttctcttcatcgactctcttcttcaaattaaagtgacaagatgcaagtagccggggcccgtggcgtagttggtcacacgttcgcttcatatgcggatggtcatgggtttgattcccagccccggcacttgcaatatttcgtcagttgctcttcaccccactgaccctcttctaagttccatggctcaaacggaccttaGATACCTGGACAtcagcgaactgctactcataatggacacccaatcggactggaaaggaacaacagccacctatcatccttgtgctcatcattctaccatgtatagagtagaaaagtgatagcagcagaaaggcaaccagttcgataaagtataatagaatacatctaggcgctgtacaatctgtaggtacagctgtcaatttaaatcgctcacgtagtggcctagtggacaatagagctgtaaattaggttaagtgattaagaattaaaaaaaaaagatgcaagtatggtttcaCTTTTTGGTTATAAATtgttaggttgcgatgcaatctagcgtctaagagtAAAAAATTTCGATtgaacttgcatcttgtcactttgatttgcagaagagagagtcgatgaaaagaaatcgatcatattactttcgcccttatttaagctCAATCTAGAgttggtcgattgaccactcgcggcactggcatcgtttttgttctTGTTTATTCTTATTGCTCACCACCGTCACCtggtggcccggccaaacacagtacgtttagcattgggcgattacgttttcgtgacgatggttTCTAATGAAATGTGTTGAAAAGTGTTACATCTATTTCTCTGTGATTTTAACATTACATTTCTTAAGAGGTTGCATACCttgctaacgatccctccgcatctggtgcaGGAATGAGAACGctatgaaaagagtgactccgcCCTGAAGTGCCATGGCGCAGTGTGGTACTTGTTCAGTTGACAGTTCTGATAATAAACCCCTCCAGATAAGCAAGGTCTACTCAGTTATTTacaaaactaccacatctccttttgtgTAAGAAGTAACTAACTTTCAGTTGACATTATATGCATTTAGAGCTCCTTGCAACGTTTACTGTAAAATTTGTTCAGACACATATCTAGAAATTTGTTCTTTTTTCAAATGTGTGACCACCATAAAGTTCTTTCATTATTTCATACCTGTTCactaattctgaaagaattttaactCGAAACACCTCCTTCTTGAAGATAAGATCATTCCAAAGGCTTTCTTTCGACTTACAAAGTTTCTACCAGGGATCGGTCAAGAAATCCATCGATCGATTCTTAATGCCTAATTCGTATTAAATTTTCAATGCTTATCCGAAAGTTAAGCAAATTATTATTACCTAGCCATCATATTTCGATCCGCTGCTTCGATATCGCCATCCTCTGAGAGAGGATCTTATTGCCAGCTCCGGCCGGAATTGGCTTTGGCGCCTCCATCCTTTGATGCGAGACATTACATATTGCCAGCCCCAGCCGGAATTCTATCCGCCACTTTGGCGTCTCCCTTTTCTGAGGCGAAACATCATTGCCTGCTCCGGTAGGATTTTCATCCACCGCTAaggcatctccctctttcgaggcgaaatttttcaaatttcctcTATGTTTGATCCGATCAGATGCTATCCGTCGGAAAGTCAGACTGTTCATATTTAGGGGGTGCCCGAcaaccccggcacccccagtagtttcgcctatgcatATTTACCTTCAACTGGTGGCTCAATTTATTTTGAATTCTGTAGAATGCACCAGCAAACCTTGCACCAACTGCTTACTTCAGATCTTCAGTTCTGAAGTGTGGAGGACTCCAATTTTCAATTTGGCTCACACCGACCATCTTTCGAATAATAATTATTCTTCATTCGTTGCTGccaccaggaatttattccgcttctgaaattcttcgcaATTGGttcttctcgtcgccaatgtggtacttGTTCATTTGACAGTTCTGACTTCTGATAATAATCCCCCTCCAGATAAGCAAGGCCtactctttcagatgcgcttagatccggtgagTACCtactaatgggtagtacgcagatcccacgaaatttcttggcctatctcgatgcgtggaaaatttaggcaaggaatcgttcaagaaataataaagcgttacTTTATGGATtagtgcacgaatttatactggcctgcttactctcaaacgaaatttgacgtttaagcggtgtcggcaccgctcaaacgtcaaattttctgtgagagtaagcaggccagcctaAATTCATGCAGTGGAccattccggatcctagtacggagctgaaacgaaacgtcaaatcaaatggggctggctgtgttaaatttcttgaccattccggtcacggaaaaataatgcactgaacgaaaattacttgagcgatttcgtttgaagtgcatacctcgcattacttacaaattaattgaagagctctGGCTATGCCCCCGGCATGCAATCTTCCGGATCCAATCCGTTTATCTTCCGGCGTGGGCATCGGGaatgatgataatagaagccattacaAATGGAAAATGGCtactagggtaacggttgaattttggacccctagaggacattggtttgaatttaattcaaaatcaaacagattcagagggtatctacacataatgatgatgttagtatgttcgtaaaagcctccactgtccgttaaaaatacccacaaggtcatttctgactgaaaatttgatgaaaataactgatttttgaagcattagttttcactgttttggacaccccaatatattttggaccttcttcagtatatattttggacactcggTGTTTGAACTCGTtttaaactattttggaagaatttgccgtttgaatatgctggatcacatcctaattacttgattgacaaaggctgattagacgaactttgcgaatttaatgcgctagaatgataaacgtttttgtttacatgtgcaagtttcctcagcaccgctatctcttattgtaaacatgatgcgaaactcgcacggatgacgagattggcaaaaaataatttcaaggcaaataaggatatttccagtgaggaaatgattgctgtccgtgcagagcgatcttatttagcgaatgattctaaaaaattccgttatctcatcattaaacctgtgtaagttgtgataataggacacagggggtccaaaatatatgggggtccaaattatattggttaccctaccaagttaattttgaagatggaaaattgaatttttgatgtaaacaaacgattttcactttatctcacctagcgcctctacagTTAGGGGTCATTCCAATTCTTCTATTTTCagttagttctcattccctgcaaGGGTATTCAGTTCATTCGGAATTCGTCGAAGACTACGACAAGCTGGCTGACGCTCATGTCTATTCTAGAATATCGCtccggaaggtgtaatgcgacgagtcgggctcaacagccaggaAACGATATTCACGAGATCCGGTCAATTGATTTGTTCTGTGACAAAGGAGACAAGGGCTGTGATGGCAAACAATAATAAAGCGTTCCTTTCCGCGCTGGTTGACGCTTCAGAGACACAATTTTTAATTGGAAAATCTATTTAAAACTAGGCGACACAAAAAAGTGAACTTAACTTTTGAAAATAAAAGTTTACTACCTTGTAATACATACTCTATTCGGACAGCGGTTGTTTCCGGTTTCGGAATGCCCCCGCTCGGTCAATCTCAGTAAAAGTGGTTTTACAATTAAATAATTATAAGAGTAGCGCAGTGAGAACCTATTCGGCGATGATAAAGCGTTTCTTGagtttgtatgtgtgtatgtgtgtgtaagtGTAGTTGTTGGAGTCTTGTAAGTTTTACAGTGCTCGAATAATAATGCTTTCCTTGAAGAGAACGTTGCTTTGCTGTCTTTTCCTTTAGTAGAATTGAGCACCATGGATGGGCTGTGCATGGTGACTGTTGATGATCTGTTGCGTGGGTGTCGTGAATAGGGATGGAGAGATAGCGCCACCAATTAGCTGCTGTTGGGCCACGTTCTGCGTTGAAGTGGCCGCACATGCAATCGTTGGATTCATTGCCAGCTGTTGGACCGGTGTAGTTTGCTGTTGCGATTGCTGTCTGCCAGTGCTGGAAATGAGTCCCGGATGGATGTTCGGTTGGTTTCCTGCAATCGGCATCAAGTTGGTGTTAATCATCGTCATGTCTACTTCGCCAAGGCCATTCACTGTGATTCCATTTACGAGATTCACTGCATTTCGAGCCCCTTGAGCATCCAGTTGTCCCCAGTATGCCTCACTGGGCGACGTAGTGCTGGAACCGGGCGGAGCCGGCACTGGAGCACCAGTATATCGGAAGTACGGATTTTTAAGATCTAATGTGTTGCTGGAAGTGATCATGGTTCCTTCCAATTTCAAGTCGATTTCCACGTCATAGCTTTGTCTTTGATTAGCTGCCAAAACTACCTTACCGGACAGAACTTGACCTTGCTTAACGAAGATGGGTGTTTGCAACAAGCAACGGACCTGATACCAATGGGTCAGCGATTCCGTCGGGGCTGTGGACAACCAAACCTGAGAGCAAGAACCGGCAAATTCCACGTCAAACCAGAATGCCAATCCGTGGCAGGTTCCCGTCTCCAGCATGTGGAATTCAACGTCAATCTGGATGCGGTGCAAATCTTTCTCGTCGGCGGTCAAAAAGTTCGTGGTGTGTCTTATCGACTTGGCCATGCAAATGCGAATATCAAATGTGTCGACGATCGGCTGACGGAAGTATTCCTTCATGGCAGCATCCCTCAAAGCCACCAAATTAACCCCATGGAATTCGGTTTGCATCCAGAAGTTGGCCTTATTGTACTGCTCCATGTAGAGAGCCTCGTCCGTAAAGGGAGCCACGTGGAGATCGCCCCGCGAAGGGAACATTTTCCCATCCGGCCGAAGCCACTTTTTGCCGTGGAGATAAGTTTCCAGCATGCGTTCGTTGTACAACATGTATCCCATCGGTTCCGAGATAATGACGTCGACCATCTCCGGCAGTTCTATCTCCTCGATCTTGCCGGCAATCACGGTGATCTTGCCGTCTAAGTTGTTCGAGTGGACCAACTGCTGCGCGTACTGAGCCATATTGCTAGCTTCTACGGCGTAAACTTTAGCTGCACCTGCCTGCACGGCGAAGAACGATAGGATGCCTGTGGGATGAGAGGACGATTTTATGTCAATTTTTTTTGTAATGTAAGTTATCATTTAACACCATGGAATTCGGATTGGTCTCGTTGCATGTTAACCGAGTGATAAGATTTGAAATGTTAGAGTAGAACTGaactgagggcccatatagccgaggcggtaaacgcacgggtattcagcatgaccatgctgagggtgacgggttcgattcccggtcggtccaggatcttttcgtaaaggaaatttccttgacttccttgggcattgagtatcttcgtgcctgccacacgatatacacatgcaaaatggtcattggcagataaagctctcagttaataactgtggaagtgctcatagaa contains:
- the LOC109415076 gene encoding histone-arginine methyltransferase CARMER, giving the protein MCEQLARLHGCNLFVIGENDNLVNKYGHNVAIVCGYDPQGMSVRVFREGSQQQLEEYPVNAKTTHLNHGITSHILIVGGEMVYIRFGSKADCQLFRQLLQKMSGKVNSVFNLRTEDSSASQYFQFYGYLSQQQNMMQDFVRTSTYQRAIYSNSQDFHNKIVLDVGAGSGILSFFAVQAGAAKVYAVEASNMAQYAQQLVHSNNLDGKITVIAGKIEEIELPEMVDVIISEPMGYMLYNERMLETYLHGKKWLRPDGKMFPSRGDLHVAPFTDEALYMEQYNKANFWMQTEFHGVNLVALRDAAMKEYFRQPIVDTFDIRICMAKSIRHTTNFLTADEKDLHRIQIDVEFHMLETGTCHGLAFWFDVEFAGSCSQVWLSTAPTESLTHWYQVRCLLQTPIFVKQGQVLSGKVVLAANQRQSYDVEIDLKLEGTMITSSNTLDLKNPYFRYTGAPVPAPPGSSTTSPSEAYWGQLDAQGARNAVNLVNGITVNGLGEVDMTMINTNLMPIAGNQPNIHPGLISSTGRQQSQQQTTPVQQLAMNPTIACAATSTQNVAQQQLIGGAISPSLFTTPTQQIINSHHAQPIHGAQFY